A window of the Scleropages formosus chromosome 5, fSclFor1.1, whole genome shotgun sequence genome harbors these coding sequences:
- the LOC108942168 gene encoding relaxin-3 receptor 1-like yields MLSEISLVLPRAPGFSFSALRMGEMFNHSRSSNRSLLDKDRFSSLEDIDVTADGSPVLRIIISSVYSVVCAVGLVGNLLVFLLMKVRQGRKRSTVNFFIVNLAVTDFQFVLTLPFWAVDTALDFSWPFGDAMCRIVLSVTVMNMYASVFFLTAMSATRYWSVASGLRKQSPRVSCSVRWVSALLWVCATLATAPTAVFSTVTNVAGEKLCLLKFPDGQHWLALYHLQKILVAFVMPMFIVSLCYLLLLRFISRRVMNNNRPKRTSRVTRSVTILVLSFFLCWMPNHAITFWGVLVKLNVVYWDKTYYMVHTYVFPVTVCLAHTNSCLNPVLYCLMRREFRKMLKELFWRMSSPTTSHSCQIRPFSGTLRAEQDDTHTVVPLDTFGTDRSGPSAPIRQAAASMN; encoded by the coding sequence ATGCTCTCTGAGATTAGCCTGGTGCTGCCAAGGGCACCTGGTTTCTCCTTCTCTGCACTAAGGATGGGTGAGATGTTCAACCACAGCAGGTCCTCTAATCGCTCTCTCCTGGACAAGGACAGGTTCAGCAGCCTGGAGGACATCGATGTGACGGCGGACGGTAGCCCGGTGCTCAGGATCATCATCTCCAGCGTGTACTCGGTGGTTTGTGCTGTCGGCTTGGTGGGGAATTTACTTGTCTTCCTCTTGATGAAGGTGAGACAAGGGAGAAAGAGGTCAACCGTGAACTTCTTCATCGTGAACCTGGCCGTGACGGACTTCCAGTTTGTGCTCACTCTGCCCTTCTGGGCCGTGGACACGGCTTTGGACTTCAGCTGGCCCTTCGGAGACGCCATGTGTCGGATCGTCCTGTCTGTCACGGTCATGAACATGTACGCCAGCGTGTTCTTCCTCACGGCCATGAGCGCCACCCGTTACTGGTCGGTGGCGTCGGGCCTCAGGAAGCAGTCGCCACGGGTGTCCTGCTCGGTGCGCTGGGTGAGCGCTCTGCTGTGGGTGTGCGCGACCCTGGCGACGGCGCCCACGGCTGTCTTCTCCACGGTCACCAACGTGGCTGGGGAGAAGCTCTGCCTGCTCAAGTTCCCCGATGGGCAGCACTGGCTTGCCCTGTACCACCTGCAGAAGATTCTGGTGGCGTTCGTCATGCCCATGTTCATCGTGTccctgtgctacctgctgctcctgcgcTTCATCAGTCGCCGAGTCATGAACAACAACCGGCCCAAGAGGACCTCCAGGGTGACCAGGTCCGTCACCATCCTGGtcctctccttcttcctctgctgGATGCCCAACCATGCCATCACCTTCTGGGGTGTCCTGGTCAAGCTCAACGTGGTCTACTGGGATAAAACGTACTACATGGTTCACACGTACGTGTTCCCCGTCACCGTGTGCCTGGCGCACACCAACAGCTGCCTGAACCCTGTGCTCTACTGCCTCATGCGCAGGGAGTTCAGGAAGATGCTCAAGGAGCTCTTCTGGAGGATGTCTTCACCAACCACGTCCCACAGCTGCCAGATACGTCCCTTTTCGGGGACCCTGAGAGCAGAGCAGGACGACACTCACACTGTCGTTCCTCTGGACACGTTTGGCACCGACCGCAGTGGACCGTCCGCTCCCATCCGCCAAGCTGCAGCCTCGATGAACTAA
- the ciao2a gene encoding cytosolic iron-sulfur assembly component 2A isoform X1, translating into METVSRLVSQIASHLLSLNGPRKVLESRRMEDKALEVYGNCCRVLVSCGRVHVPRAADVIRTIRDPEKPQTLEELDVVSEKSVEVQELGEEEYLITIKFCPTVPHCSLATLIGLCLQVKLQRCLPFKHKLEIYISEGTHSTEEDINKQINDKERVAAAMENPNLREIVESCVTEPDD; encoded by the exons ATGGAGACGGTTTCTCGGCTTGTGTCTCAGATCGCGTCTCACTTGCTTTCTCTGAACGGTCCGAGGAAGGTGCTGGAGAGCCGGAGGATGGAGGACAAGGCGCTTGAGGTGTACG GGAACTGTTGCCGTGTCCTTGTTTCCTGTGGTCGTGTCCACGTTCCGCGTGCCGCAGACGTGATCCGCACAATTCGGGATCCGGAAAAGCCGCAGACCTTAGAGGAGCTGGACGTGGTGTCGGAGAAGAGTGTGGAGGTCCAGGAATTGGGGGAGGAAGAGTATCTCATCACCATCAAGTTCTGCCCCACGGTGCCGCACTGCTCGCTGGCCACGCTCATCG GTCTTTGTTTGCAAGTGAAACTGCAGAGATGTTTGCCCTTTAAACACAAG ttggaaatttacatttctgaagGAACACATTCCACTGAGGAAGACA TTAACAAGCAGATCAATGACAAGGAGCGTGTTGCGGCCGCCATGGAGAACCCGAACCTGCGGGAGATCGTAGAGAGCTGCGTTACGGAGCCTGACGACTAA
- the calml4b gene encoding calmodulin-like protein 4 isoform X3 codes for MMHRQTQQEDPKTEILEAMRMTDKQKKGYIPASELRAKLTGLGEKLTNKEVDELFREANVGPDGYVRYEEFTRMVTLPPVDY; via the exons ATGATGCATAGGCAGACCCAGCAAGAGGATCCCAAGACCGAGATCCTGGAGGCCATGCGCATGACGGACAAGCAGAAGAAGGGTTACATTCCGGCTTCAGAGCTGAGGGCCAAGCTCACTGGTCTAGGAGAGAAGTTGACCAACAAAGAAG TGGATGAGCTGTTTCGCGAGGCCAATGTGGGTCCCGACGGATACGTGCGCTACGAGGAGTTCACCAGGATGGTCACCCTGCCCCCCGTGGACTACTGA
- the ciao2a gene encoding cytosolic iron-sulfur assembly component 2A isoform X2 has translation METVSRLVSQIASHLLSLNGPRKVLESRRMEDKALEVYDVIRTIRDPEKPQTLEELDVVSEKSVEVQELGEEEYLITIKFCPTVPHCSLATLIGLCLQVKLQRCLPFKHKLEIYISEGTHSTEEDINKQINDKERVAAAMENPNLREIVESCVTEPDD, from the exons ATGGAGACGGTTTCTCGGCTTGTGTCTCAGATCGCGTCTCACTTGCTTTCTCTGAACGGTCCGAGGAAGGTGCTGGAGAGCCGGAGGATGGAGGACAAGGCGCTTGAGGTGTACG ACGTGATCCGCACAATTCGGGATCCGGAAAAGCCGCAGACCTTAGAGGAGCTGGACGTGGTGTCGGAGAAGAGTGTGGAGGTCCAGGAATTGGGGGAGGAAGAGTATCTCATCACCATCAAGTTCTGCCCCACGGTGCCGCACTGCTCGCTGGCCACGCTCATCG GTCTTTGTTTGCAAGTGAAACTGCAGAGATGTTTGCCCTTTAAACACAAG ttggaaatttacatttctgaagGAACACATTCCACTGAGGAAGACA TTAACAAGCAGATCAATGACAAGGAGCGTGTTGCGGCCGCCATGGAGAACCCGAACCTGCGGGAGATCGTAGAGAGCTGCGTTACGGAGCCTGACGACTAA
- the calml4b gene encoding calmodulin-like protein 4 isoform X2, translating into MRCLGTSPTYSEVDRHLQVHKIDKNGELDFSTFLTMMHRQTQQEDPKTEILEAMRMTDKQKKGYIPASELRAKLTGLGEKLTNKEVDELFREANVGPDGYVRYEEFTRMVTLPPVDY; encoded by the exons ATGCGCTGCTTGGGGACGAGTCCCACCTACAGCGAGGTCGACCGACATTTGCAGGTCCACAAGATAG ATAAGAATGGAGAGCTGGACTTCTCTACCTTCCTGACCATGATGCATAGGCAGACCCAGCAAGAGGATCCCAAGACCGAGATCCTGGAGGCCATGCGCATGACGGACAAGCAGAAGAAGGGTTACATTCCGGCTTCAGAGCTGAGGGCCAAGCTCACTGGTCTAGGAGAGAAGTTGACCAACAAAGAAG TGGATGAGCTGTTTCGCGAGGCCAATGTGGGTCCCGACGGATACGTGCGCTACGAGGAGTTCACCAGGATGGTCACCCTGCCCCCCGTGGACTACTGA
- the calml4b gene encoding calmodulin-like protein 4 isoform X1: protein MAKFLSQDQINEYKECFSLYDKKRKGKIEAKDLITVMRCLGTSPTYSEVDRHLQVHKIDKNGELDFSTFLTMMHRQTQQEDPKTEILEAMRMTDKQKKGYIPASELRAKLTGLGEKLTNKEVDELFREANVGPDGYVRYEEFTRMVTLPPVDY, encoded by the exons ATG GCGAAATTTCTCAGCCAAGACCAGATAAACG aaTACAAGGAATGCTTTTCGCTGTACGACAAGAAGAGGAAAGGGAAGATTGAGGCAAAGGATCTGATAACTGTCATGCGCTGCTTGGGGACGAGTCCCACCTACAGCGAGGTCGACCGACATTTGCAGGTCCACAAGATAG ATAAGAATGGAGAGCTGGACTTCTCTACCTTCCTGACCATGATGCATAGGCAGACCCAGCAAGAGGATCCCAAGACCGAGATCCTGGAGGCCATGCGCATGACGGACAAGCAGAAGAAGGGTTACATTCCGGCTTCAGAGCTGAGGGCCAAGCTCACTGGTCTAGGAGAGAAGTTGACCAACAAAGAAG TGGATGAGCTGTTTCGCGAGGCCAATGTGGGTCCCGACGGATACGTGCGCTACGAGGAGTTCACCAGGATGGTCACCCTGCCCCCCGTGGACTACTGA